In one Balaenoptera ricei isolate mBalRic1 chromosome 20, mBalRic1.hap2, whole genome shotgun sequence genomic region, the following are encoded:
- the KRT23 gene encoding keratin, type I cytoskeletal 23 has protein sequence MNSSHSFSQTPSSSLYGTGSSWGQPGRFPRAPSVHGGAGGVCISLSFSSPRCPPPGGSWGSGRGSSLLGGNGKAMMQNLNDRLASYLDKVRALEEANVKLESCILKWHQQRDPGSEQDYSQYEEKVSCLQEQIVDGKMTNAQITLLIDNARIAVDDFSLKYENEHSVKKNLEIEVESLRNNLDDLTIVTTDLEQEVEGMREELILMKKRHEQEMEEHHVPNDFKVNVKVDTAPGEDLIKVLEDKRQEYEFIIKKHQDWYKEQLAAMTQEVARPTAVQSSQSDICELKLTFQALEIDLQAQCNKKSALENMLSETQSRYSCQLQDIQRIISHYEEELMQLRHDLERLSNEYKVLLGIKTHLEKEISTYCQLLDGENGGTMEESKSSVKASAAPKIKVIIQESINGRIILSQVNEI, from the exons ATGAACTCCAGCCACAGCTTCAGCCAGACCCCCTCATCCTCCCTCTATGGCACAGGAAGCAGCTGGGGCCAGCCAGGGAGGTTTCCCCGGGCTCCCAGCGTCCACGGTGGCGCAGGGGGGGTCTGCATCTCGCTTTCCTTCTCCTCGCCCAGATGTCCACCCCCTGGGGGGTCTTGGGGGTCTGGAAGAGGCAGCTCCCTCCTAGGTGGAAATGGGAAGGCGATGATGCAGAACCTCAATGACCGCCTGGCCTCCTACCTGGACAAGGTGCGCGCCCTGGAGGAGGCCAACGTGAAACTCGAAAGTTGCATCCTGAAGTGGCATCAGCAGAGAGATCCGGGCAGTGAGCAAGATTACTCCCAATATGAGGAAAAGGTCAGCTGCCTGCAGGAGCAG ATAGTAGATGGCAAGATGACCAACGCTCAGATAACCCTTCTCATTGACAATGCCAGGATAGCAGTGGATGACTTCAGCCTTAA GTATGAAAATGAACACTCTGTCAAGAAAAACTTGGAAATTGAAGTTGAGAGTCTCCGAAATAACTTGGATGATCTGACCATTGTCACAACAGACTTGGAACAGGAGGTCGAGGGGATGAGGGAAGAGCTCATCCTCATGAAGAAGCGTCATGAGCAG GAAATGGAAGAACATCATGTGCCAAATGACTTCAAGGTCAATGTGAAGGTGGATACAGCCCCGGGAGAAGATCTGATTAAGGTCCTGGAGGACAAGAGGCAGGAATATGAGTTTATAATAAAGAAGCATCAAGACTGGTATAAAGAGCAG TTAGCAGCCATGACCCAGGAGGTGGCCCGTCCAACAGCTGTGCAGAGCAGCCAAAGTGATATCTGTGAGCTGAAGCTCACTTTCCAGGCCCTGGAGATTGACCTGCAGGCACAGTGCAACAAG AAATCTGCTTTAGAAAACATGTTATCAGAGACCCAGTCTCGGTACTCCTGCCAGCTCCAGGACATACAAAGAATCATCTCCCACTACGAGGAGGAACTGATGCAGCTACGCCATGATCTGGAGCGTCTGAGCAACGAATACAAGGTCCTCCTGGGCATCAAAACCCACCTAGAGAAGGAAATCTCCACCTACTGCCAGCTCCTGGATGGAGAGAATGGAGG